A genome region from Arachidicoccus soli includes the following:
- a CDS encoding NADP-dependent oxidoreductase produces MKAIRIHEFGGPEVMRLVEVERPEPLADEILVKMYASGINPADYIVRQGGNELLKPLLKLPLGLGLDGAGEVEEIGMEVTGFKKGDKVYGIPNMLQGTYAEFIAAKAKQFAIMPNNLSFNEAGAIPSCALMAWHGLDLGNVSIGKRILIHGASGGIGSLAIQFAKAKGAYVIGTSSRLNLELVKQVGADEVIDYEDENFADLLHDIDAVFDASSAFNEETRMRMARALNNDSSFVSVQLPYPFSKDLLDLLATKHAEAKMITRDIDVSRTLADIAKLIESGKVIIRIGKVYPLENVAEAHLDLETKRTQGKLALEIRKVHS; encoded by the coding sequence ATGAAAGCGATAAGAATCCATGAATTTGGCGGTCCGGAAGTAATGAGACTGGTAGAGGTGGAGCGTCCCGAACCACTGGCTGATGAAATATTGGTAAAAATGTATGCCAGTGGTATTAACCCTGCTGATTATATTGTAAGGCAAGGTGGCAACGAACTCCTAAAACCGCTGCTGAAATTGCCTTTAGGTCTTGGTTTGGATGGCGCTGGTGAGGTGGAAGAAATCGGTATGGAGGTTACTGGTTTTAAAAAAGGAGATAAAGTTTATGGTATTCCCAATATGTTGCAAGGCACTTATGCAGAATTTATTGCTGCAAAAGCCAAGCAGTTTGCCATAATGCCCAACAACCTTAGCTTTAATGAGGCGGGTGCTATCCCCTCCTGTGCTTTGATGGCATGGCATGGTTTGGACTTGGGTAATGTAAGCATAGGAAAAAGAATTTTGATACATGGTGCAAGTGGTGGCATCGGAAGTTTGGCCATACAATTCGCCAAAGCAAAAGGAGCCTATGTCATCGGTACAAGCTCGCGGCTCAACTTAGAGCTTGTAAAGCAAGTCGGTGCCGATGAAGTCATAGATTATGAAGACGAAAATTTTGCTGATCTATTACATGATATTGATGCCGTATTTGATGCATCATCTGCATTTAATGAAGAGACAAGGATGAGAATGGCAAGAGCCCTCAACAATGACAGTAGCTTTGTTTCCGTTCAGCTTCCCTACCCTTTCAGTAAAGATTTATTAGATTTGCTTGCGACAAAGCATGCAGAAGCTAAAATGATTACCAGAGATATTGATGTAAGTCGCACGCTTGCGGATATCGCTAAGTTGATTGAATCGGGCAAAGTAATTATCAGAATCGGAAAAGTGTATCCGCTAGAAAATGTTGCAGAAGCACATCTCGATTTGGAAACAAAGCGTACTCAGGGAAAATTGGCCCTTGAAATCAGAAAAGTGCATTCCTAA
- a CDS encoding PstS family phosphate ABC transporter substrate-binding protein, with protein sequence MNLHKIIRTVFFITMPLYFISCNSANDNSISISGAFALYPLGIKWTEQYKKLHPTIRFNVSAGGAGKGLTDVIAGAADIAMFSRELTPEETRKGVVLFAVAKDAVVPTFSTKNPYSNLIHHKGLTQDQLKAIYFSGGNITWGSLLDTIGKDNISVYTRSDAAGAADTWAAYLGGKQSNIKGTGIYGDPGLADAIANSIFGIGFNNVAYVYDVNTGRKRPGIDVVPIDRNNNRMIDADENFYNNTDSILAAISDGRYPSPPARNLYFLTKGKPTNTAIISFLKWVLTDGQQYVKAAGYVPLPKEKIKEQIEQLN encoded by the coding sequence ATGAACTTACATAAAATTATCAGAACTGTTTTTTTCATTACAATGCCTCTTTATTTTATTTCCTGCAACTCTGCAAATGACAATAGTATTAGCATTAGCGGTGCATTTGCGCTGTATCCTTTAGGGATTAAGTGGACAGAACAATATAAAAAATTACATCCTACTATCCGATTTAATGTGTCTGCAGGTGGTGCAGGTAAAGGTTTGACCGATGTCATAGCTGGTGCAGCAGATATTGCTATGTTTTCAAGAGAGCTCACACCTGAAGAAACCCGGAAAGGCGTGGTTCTATTTGCAGTTGCTAAAGATGCGGTGGTGCCTACATTTAGTACGAAAAATCCTTATTCCAACTTAATACACCATAAAGGGCTAACCCAAGACCAATTGAAAGCAATTTATTTCTCAGGGGGGAATATTACCTGGGGAAGCCTTTTAGATACTATTGGCAAGGACAATATTTCTGTTTATACGCGTTCGGATGCTGCAGGTGCTGCCGATACTTGGGCTGCTTATCTTGGAGGTAAACAAAGTAATATCAAGGGGACGGGAATCTATGGAGATCCGGGTTTGGCAGATGCCATAGCGAATAGCATTTTCGGAATTGGCTTTAATAATGTTGCCTATGTCTACGATGTCAATACCGGTAGAAAAAGACCGGGAATAGATGTGGTGCCAATCGACAGAAATAATAATCGGATGATAGATGCTGATGAAAACTTCTATAATAATACGGACAGCATTTTAGCCGCAATTAGTGATGGCCGTTATCCTTCACCACCCGCCCGCAATTTATATTTTCTTACTAAAGGAAAACCCACAAACACGGCTATTATTAGTTTCCTGAAATGGGTACTAACAGATGGACAACAATATGTTAAGGCTGCCGGATACGTACCATTGCCGAAAGAAAAAATTAAAGAACAAATTGAGCAACTGAATTAG
- a CDS encoding PstA family ABC transporter permease produces the protein MKKKIEEQFFLWLMRLATGSVMFVFAILLLVIIKKGWHAVSWQIISEVPQGGFYFGKAGGIFNAIIGSLYLAFGSTFLAVIIGLPVALGMNIQFARNKRFVRILRFLLDALWGVPSIVFGVFGFALMTYFHLRASLLAGIITVALFITPIFIRALDEVIRTIPEGLLEASFSLGATQTRTAYSVFFRQALPGFITAVLLAFGRGIGDAASVLFTAGYTDSIPHSVNEPTATLPLAIFFQLSSPIPEVKQRAYAAALILTGIILFISIVSRLFTKKYKKNIL, from the coding sequence ATGAAAAAGAAAATTGAGGAACAATTCTTTCTCTGGTTAATGCGATTGGCAACAGGCTCTGTAATGTTCGTATTTGCTATACTTCTTTTAGTCATCATCAAAAAGGGATGGCATGCAGTGTCATGGCAAATAATTTCAGAAGTACCACAAGGGGGTTTTTATTTTGGCAAAGCTGGAGGTATATTTAATGCAATAATAGGCTCATTATACTTAGCCTTTGGTTCAACATTTTTGGCAGTTATTATTGGCTTGCCAGTCGCTTTGGGCATGAATATACAATTTGCGCGCAATAAAAGATTTGTACGAATTTTACGCTTCTTGTTAGATGCCCTTTGGGGAGTCCCTTCCATCGTATTCGGGGTATTCGGATTTGCATTAATGACGTATTTTCATTTACGAGCATCCTTATTGGCAGGGATTATCACCGTAGCTTTATTTATCACGCCGATTTTTATTAGGGCTTTGGACGAAGTAATAAGAACGATTCCGGAGGGGCTGTTGGAGGCTTCTTTTTCCTTAGGTGCAACGCAAACACGTACAGCATACAGTGTTTTTTTCCGACAGGCATTGCCGGGATTTATTACAGCCGTCTTACTTGCCTTTGGCCGTGGAATTGGTGACGCTGCTTCAGTTTTATTTACTGCCGGTTATACTGACTCTATTCCGCATTCAGTGAATGAACCTACAGCCACTTTGCCTTTAGCGATATTCTTTCAATTAAGTTCTCCCATTCCGGAAGTGAAACAAAGAGCTTACGCTGCTGCCCTGATTTTGACTGGAATTATATTGTTCATCAGTATTGTGTCCAGATTGTTTACTAAAAAATATAAGAAAAATATATTGTAA
- a CDS encoding DUF2490 domain-containing protein, which produces MNNNMHKFFYLLVLIHTGFTGSLFAQKQITNKGQYWARYYGKYKLSPNWGVNLEIDDRRFFKDNRQANWVLPRVTINRKLGEGWDVGLGFTYYNSSNPADPSKPIAVTVPELRPHQELNYTQKIKKLSISQRFRIEERWTHNATTSELTAGYSFKGRFRYQLQLNYLLIDPMDDVGALSVKTSDEIMLNLGRSIVQNTFDQNRAYVGLNYGLNKNFQVELGYMDYFQERSSGTQYYHYKIARLTIYHTINFYKKHSLKN; this is translated from the coding sequence ATGAATAACAATATGCATAAGTTTTTTTACTTGCTTGTCTTAATCCATACTGGTTTTACAGGAAGCCTCTTTGCTCAAAAGCAGATCACAAATAAAGGTCAGTATTGGGCACGTTATTACGGAAAATACAAGCTTTCACCCAATTGGGGAGTCAATTTGGAAATTGATGATAGAAGGTTTTTTAAAGATAATAGACAGGCGAATTGGGTTTTGCCACGTGTTACAATTAATCGAAAGTTGGGAGAGGGTTGGGATGTTGGATTAGGGTTTACCTATTACAATTCTTCTAATCCTGCAGATCCTTCAAAGCCTATAGCTGTTACCGTTCCTGAATTGCGACCACACCAAGAATTGAATTATACACAAAAAATTAAAAAACTTTCTATAAGTCAGCGTTTTCGTATAGAAGAACGTTGGACGCATAATGCCACTACTTCTGAGTTGACAGCTGGATATTCCTTTAAAGGGCGCTTTCGTTATCAGCTGCAATTGAATTATTTACTTATTGATCCAATGGATGATGTAGGTGCATTAAGTGTAAAAACTTCAGATGAAATAATGTTGAACCTGGGACGTTCGATTGTGCAAAATACATTTGATCAAAACCGGGCTTATGTGGGCTTGAACTATGGCTTGAATAAAAACTTTCAAGTTGAGTTAGGGTACATGGATTATTTCCAAGAACGTAGCTCGGGGACTCAATATTATCATTATAAAATTGCGAGACTGACTATATATCATACCATTAATTTTTACAAAAAGCATTCACTCAAAAATTAA
- a CDS encoding helix-turn-helix domain-containing protein gives MKRIKTISEFHKFRQLPAPEHPLISIIEINIVRQTTPIVSESWCYDFYAIGMKRVSFSSPIKFKYGQQPYDFNEGILSFVAPNQLLSLSIDSAQETTQSGWILLIHPDFLWNNALAKSIRNYDFWDYSVHESLFLSAKEEATLIQIFRNIQQEYQANIDRFSKQIIIAQIESLLSYTDRYYHRQFITREKSSHQLLEKLEIILEEYFNCEKLGTPGLPTVQYISEALHISPGYLRSMLKYLTGQNTQQLIHDKLIEKAKEKLSITESSISEIAYSLGFEHPQSFTKFFKSKTNKSPLAFRQSLNSP, from the coding sequence ATGAAACGGATTAAAACGATCAGCGAGTTTCACAAGTTCCGGCAATTACCTGCGCCGGAACACCCACTTATCAGTATCATTGAAATAAATATTGTAAGACAAACAACGCCTATTGTATCGGAAAGCTGGTGTTATGATTTTTATGCAATTGGCATGAAAAGAGTCTCGTTTTCTTCTCCTATCAAATTCAAATACGGTCAGCAACCTTATGATTTTAATGAAGGTATCCTTTCTTTTGTAGCGCCCAATCAGCTTTTGAGCCTTTCAATAGATAGTGCGCAGGAGACCACTCAATCAGGGTGGATATTATTAATCCATCCTGATTTTTTATGGAATAATGCACTGGCAAAATCCATCAGGAACTATGATTTTTGGGATTATTCCGTCCATGAATCATTATTTCTCTCTGCAAAAGAAGAAGCTACGCTGATTCAGATATTTAGAAATATCCAGCAGGAATATCAGGCAAATATTGATCGTTTCAGCAAACAGATAATCATTGCGCAAATTGAGAGTCTTCTAAGTTATACAGACCGCTATTATCATCGTCAGTTTATCACCAGGGAAAAGAGCAGTCATCAATTACTGGAAAAACTGGAAATAATATTAGAAGAATATTTCAATTGCGAAAAACTGGGAACACCTGGTCTGCCAACTGTTCAATACATCTCAGAAGCATTGCATATTTCGCCGGGTTATTTACGGAGTATGCTAAAATATCTAACCGGCCAAAATACCCAACAACTTATCCATGACAAACTCATAGAAAAAGCCAAAGAGAAATTATCTATAACAGAGTCTTCTATTAGCGAAATTGCCTATTCTTTAGGTTTTGAACATCCACAATCCTTCACTAAATTTTTCAAAAGCAAAACAAATAAATCCCCATTAGCGTTCAGGCAATCACTAAATAGCCCCTGA
- the arr gene encoding NAD(+)--rifampin ADP-ribosyltransferase: protein MTPSDKGPFFHGTKADLHVGDLLTPGGDSNYKAELKMNHIYFTALVNGAGLAAALAKGNGVERVYVVEPMGDFQNDPNVTDKKFPGNLTRSYRSESPLKIIGEMMDWVKQTPEGIQEWKEKLANNKGEIIN from the coding sequence ATAACTCCTTCCGATAAAGGCCCTTTCTTTCATGGAACGAAAGCAGATTTGCACGTGGGGGATTTATTGACCCCTGGAGGTGATTCAAATTATAAGGCCGAACTTAAAATGAATCATATTTATTTTACAGCCTTAGTTAATGGAGCAGGACTTGCTGCAGCTTTGGCAAAAGGCAATGGTGTAGAACGTGTTTATGTTGTTGAACCAATGGGAGATTTTCAAAATGATCCGAATGTTACTGATAAAAAGTTTCCGGGTAACCTGACACGTTCATATCGCTCAGAATCACCACTGAAAATCATTGGGGAGATGATGGATTGGGTTAAGCAGACTCCTGAAGGCATCCAAGAATGGAAAGAAAAACTGGCGAATAACAAAGGAGAGATAATTAATTAG
- the pstC gene encoding phosphate ABC transporter permease subunit PstC — translation MTILFTIRQKWVDRISNGWLNAVTFFMLLLPLAIGLGLVIESFPLLHKYAFTQLIGSSDWSPMDGKFGFYDFIVGSLWITLLSFFLSAPVCLLTAIYLTQYAPGWLMKLMYFVIDVLAGIPSVVYGAWGVLVIVPLIGAYVAPIFGFASTGYCLLSGGVVLAIMSVPYMLNMLMEVLLNIPVELKEASLSLGATYWETIKHVLLKQGKSGIIAALNLGISKALGETIAVLMVVGNVVQVPHNIFQAAYPLPALIANNYGDMMSIPMYASALMLSALLLFIIIILFNILTNALVYQRNK, via the coding sequence ATGACAATATTATTTACTATTAGACAAAAATGGGTTGATCGGATTTCAAACGGCTGGTTGAATGCAGTGACTTTTTTTATGTTACTGCTTCCATTGGCAATTGGTTTGGGGCTTGTAATTGAATCATTTCCTTTATTACATAAATATGCTTTCACTCAATTAATTGGCTCTTCTGATTGGTCACCAATGGATGGAAAATTTGGGTTCTATGACTTTATTGTTGGCTCTTTGTGGATAACCTTGTTGTCTTTCTTTTTGTCGGCACCCGTTTGCCTGCTTACGGCTATTTACCTTACCCAATATGCACCGGGTTGGCTTATGAAGTTAATGTATTTTGTCATTGATGTTTTGGCCGGCATTCCATCAGTCGTGTATGGAGCCTGGGGTGTTCTAGTTATCGTGCCGCTCATTGGCGCATATGTTGCACCTATATTTGGTTTTGCCTCTACGGGCTATTGTTTGTTATCTGGTGGAGTAGTACTTGCTATTATGTCTGTTCCCTATATGCTGAATATGTTAATGGAAGTACTACTCAATATACCTGTTGAACTAAAAGAGGCATCGCTTTCCTTAGGTGCTACTTATTGGGAAACCATTAAACATGTGTTATTAAAACAAGGTAAGTCGGGGATTATCGCCGCATTAAATTTAGGTATTTCCAAAGCATTGGGCGAAACTATTGCTGTGCTAATGGTCGTAGGTAATGTGGTCCAAGTGCCTCACAATATATTTCAGGCGGCCTATCCATTGCCTGCACTTATTGCAAATAATTACGGTGACATGATGTCTATCCCTATGTATGCTTCTGCTTTGATGCTCTCGGCTCTACTACTATTTATCATAATTATTCTTTTTAATATTTTGACCAACGCTTTGGTCTATCAACGCAATAAATGA
- a CDS encoding RrF2 family transcriptional regulator, which produces MLSKKAKYAMNALVFIAKHKQEEPISVSRISEDQNIPLKFLESILSELRNARIVKSKKGKYGGYFLNASPDDINMEIVMRLFDGAIALLPCVSLNYYARCEECVDELTCGIRQIALGIRSDTIKRLSAATLTDIIKREKKLEVK; this is translated from the coding sequence ATGCTGTCAAAAAAAGCGAAGTATGCGATGAATGCTTTGGTGTTTATTGCCAAACATAAACAGGAAGAGCCTATCTCAGTTAGCCGTATTTCTGAAGATCAAAATATCCCATTAAAATTTTTAGAATCAATTTTATCCGAGCTTAGGAATGCACGCATTGTTAAAAGTAAAAAAGGGAAATACGGAGGCTATTTCCTTAATGCTTCTCCTGATGACATAAATATGGAAATAGTTATGCGACTTTTTGATGGTGCGATTGCTTTGCTACCATGTGTGTCCTTAAACTATTATGCACGCTGTGAAGAATGTGTAGATGAGTTAACTTGTGGTATAAGACAGATTGCCTTGGGAATAAGGAGTGATACCATAAAAAGACTCAGCGCAGCAACACTGACAGATATCATAAAGAGAGAAAAGAAATTAGAGGTAAAATAA
- a CDS encoding phosphate ABC transporter ATP-binding protein yields MTDNIIHIKGLNVQVDNKSILKNINLKVPRNKITVLLGPSGCGKTTLLKCLNRLTDLQPQLQLEGEVLIEGENIFHPKQDITLIRQKMGLLSQKPFPLPMSIYKNITYGLKIKGIRDKVLLNARVEQHLRDAGLWEEVKDRLHATSTKLSIGQQQRLCLARGLAVGPEIILADEPTSALDPISSKKIEEKFLELKEEYTLIIVTHILRQAKRLADNVVFMYFGEIVEQGTPDEIFNNPQSEILKEYLRSGH; encoded by the coding sequence ATGACAGATAATATCATCCACATAAAAGGGTTAAATGTTCAAGTAGATAATAAATCTATTCTAAAAAATATTAATTTAAAAGTCCCACGTAATAAAATAACGGTCTTGCTGGGACCCTCCGGCTGTGGGAAAACCACTTTGCTGAAATGTTTGAATCGTCTCACAGATTTGCAACCACAATTGCAGCTTGAGGGTGAAGTATTAATTGAAGGAGAAAATATCTTCCATCCTAAACAAGATATTACGCTTATTCGTCAAAAGATGGGATTGCTTTCACAAAAACCCTTTCCCTTACCCATGTCTATTTATAAAAATATTACTTATGGATTAAAAATTAAAGGTATCCGTGATAAAGTATTATTAAATGCTAGGGTAGAACAGCACCTCCGTGATGCCGGGCTTTGGGAGGAAGTAAAAGATAGATTACATGCAACTTCTACAAAACTTTCTATTGGGCAACAACAGCGGTTATGTTTGGCCAGGGGTTTGGCGGTCGGGCCTGAGATTATCCTGGCTGATGAACCTACCTCTGCGCTTGACCCTATTTCCAGTAAGAAGATTGAAGAAAAATTCTTAGAACTGAAGGAAGAGTATACTTTGATTATTGTCACGCATATTCTTCGGCAGGCGAAACGTTTGGCCGATAATGTGGTATTTATGTATTTTGGAGAGATAGTTGAACAGGGAACTCCTGATGAAATATTTAATAACCCGCAATCCGAAATTCTAAAAGAATACTTAAGAAGTGGTCATTGA